One window from the genome of Streptococcus parasanguinis encodes:
- a CDS encoding YceD family protein, whose product MNLFTQEIRKNPEGLAFDQELDLLKELQKRNPEILDLKNVTATGRVAYDTGLYVLDYQLSYTIVLASSRSMEPVELQESYPVTEVFAEDVQSDADIEALEEDLILPIEGGKIDLSESVADNILLNIPLKVLTPEEEAGQGFIEGNDWKILSEEEYQATQAIKKEENSPFAGLNGLFDEE is encoded by the coding sequence ATGAACCTATTTACACAAGAAATCCGTAAAAATCCTGAAGGACTAGCCTTTGATCAAGAGTTGGATTTGCTCAAGGAATTGCAAAAGCGTAATCCAGAAATTCTTGATTTAAAGAATGTGACGGCGACAGGACGAGTAGCCTATGATACAGGCCTCTATGTCTTGGATTACCAGTTGAGCTACACCATCGTTTTGGCATCTAGCCGAAGTATGGAGCCTGTCGAGCTTCAAGAAAGCTATCCTGTAACAGAAGTGTTTGCGGAGGATGTACAGTCTGACGCAGATATCGAGGCTCTAGAGGAAGACTTGATCCTTCCAATTGAAGGTGGGAAGATTGACCTGAGTGAGAGTGTAGCGGATAATATCCTGCTCAATATTCCCCTCAAGGTTCTTACTCCAGAAGAAGAGGCTGGACAAGGTTTTATCGAAGGCAATGATTGGAAAATCCTATCCGAAGAAGAATACCAAGCCACTCAAGCGATTAAGAAAGAAGAAAACAGTCCTTTCGCCGGTCTAAATGGCTTGTTTGACGAAGAATAA
- the rsmG gene encoding 16S rRNA (guanine(527)-N(7))-methyltransferase RsmG, which translates to MKPEEFYVRLAELGFPVTDRQKEQYERYFELLVEWNEKINLTAITEKDEVYLKHFYDSIAPILQGLIENQPIRLLDIGAGAGFPSLPMKILFPELDVTIIDSLNKRINFLHLLAEELGLSGVHFYHGRAEDFAQDKAFRAQFDIVTARAVARMQVLSELTIPYLKVGGRLLALKASNAPEELEEAKNALNLLFSKVEDNLQYELPNGDPRYITVVEKKKETPNKYPRKAGMPNKRPL; encoded by the coding sequence ATGAAACCAGAAGAATTTTATGTCCGTTTAGCCGAACTCGGCTTCCCAGTAACTGACCGTCAAAAAGAGCAATACGAACGCTATTTTGAGCTCCTCGTGGAATGGAATGAAAAGATTAATCTCACTGCCATCACCGAAAAAGACGAAGTCTATCTCAAGCATTTTTATGACTCTATCGCACCCATTTTACAAGGCTTGATCGAAAACCAACCCATCCGTCTCTTGGATATCGGAGCTGGCGCCGGCTTTCCAAGCCTTCCTATGAAAATTCTTTTCCCTGAGCTGGATGTGACTATCATTGATTCCCTTAATAAGCGGATCAATTTTCTCCACTTGCTGGCTGAAGAGTTAGGTTTGAGCGGAGTTCATTTCTACCATGGACGTGCAGAAGACTTTGCGCAAGACAAGGCTTTTCGTGCCCAATTTGATATTGTAACTGCCCGCGCCGTTGCCCGCATGCAAGTCCTCTCTGAACTGACCATCCCTTATCTGAAAGTAGGAGGACGGCTTCTTGCTCTCAAGGCCAGCAATGCTCCAGAAGAGTTGGAAGAAGCCAAAAATGCCCTCAATCTGCTCTTTAGTAAGGTTGAAGACAATCTACAATATGAATTGCCAAATGGGGATCCACGCTATATCACTGTTGTCGAAAAGAAAAAAGAAACCCCCAATAAATATCCAAGAAAAGCAGGTATGCCCAATAAGCGGCCATTGTAG
- a CDS encoding helix-turn-helix domain-containing protein — MKEIGAVFRQIRESRHISLEEATGGEFSRSMLSRFERGENDLTTQRFFKALQQIKTSLSEFSHLAGIDQHSFIPKLLKEHYENMSLEHDQALYQSYQQAYQKYHKKEDLLASIILKVQMLGFYPEVELTASQEELDFLHDYLFSVTIWGNFELNLFSLTSPLFSSRLYRQYTEELVQREDFKLLLDSSRPALNSIFLNGFFLAISSNEFEDATYFDQLIKDHFYSENEAYLRTVYLYANGEFLYRKGEKEAGLEKMEQAIQVLSILDCKDSANYYKQGLQELINKS, encoded by the coding sequence ATGAAAGAAATCGGAGCTGTTTTTCGGCAAATACGTGAAAGTCGCCACATCTCTCTAGAGGAAGCTACGGGTGGCGAATTTTCGCGCTCCATGTTATCTCGATTTGAAAGAGGGGAAAATGACCTGACGACCCAACGGTTTTTTAAGGCTTTGCAACAGATCAAAACGAGCCTCAGTGAGTTTTCCCATCTAGCTGGAATCGATCAGCACTCCTTTATTCCCAAATTGTTGAAAGAGCACTATGAAAACATGAGTTTGGAACACGATCAAGCCTTGTACCAAAGCTACCAGCAAGCCTATCAGAAATATCACAAAAAAGAAGACCTCTTAGCCAGCATTATTCTCAAAGTCCAAATGCTTGGCTTCTATCCTGAGGTGGAGCTCACCGCTAGCCAAGAGGAACTGGATTTCCTCCATGATTATCTCTTCTCTGTCACAATCTGGGGAAATTTTGAATTAAACCTGTTTTCTCTGACCTCTCCACTTTTCTCTAGTCGCCTCTATCGACAATACACAGAGGAGTTGGTCCAAAGGGAGGATTTCAAGCTTCTCCTAGATTCCTCTCGTCCTGCCCTTAACTCTATTTTTCTTAATGGCTTCTTTCTGGCCATTAGTTCAAATGAATTTGAAGATGCAACCTATTTTGATCAGTTGATTAAGGACCACTTTTACTCCGAAAACGAAGCCTACCTGCGGACGGTTTACCTCTATGCCAACGGAGAATTTCTCTATCGAAAGGGAGAAAAAGAAGCTGGTCTTGAAAAGATGGAGCAGGCCATCCAGGTCCTATCCATTCTTGATTGTAAGGACAGTGCCAACTACTACAAACAGGGCCTGCAAGAACTGATCAATAAATCCTAA
- a CDS encoding carbohydrate kinase family protein, protein MTAALVIGSTVCDVMIYLDRLPSREGDAHIDHQQWSVGGCAFNVVNILHFLSQPYQFVSPVGSGIYGDFIRRELKQLGISSSISLEGANGCCYCFVESDGERTFLSDHGVEYSFQAEWLKDIETDRFDYIYLCGLEVEEPTGLALVQSVSQLEGQVIFAPGPRGLLIPKDRLEAIYDLHPILHVNEAEALAFSGCREIQPAIEHLYQRTGQLVIVTLGENGAVAYDGNWYEADGFPTEVIDTVGAGDSHVGSFISARLEGLDITQALRFANKVSSQIVASKGVHLTKEQQEALRTELKQK, encoded by the coding sequence ATGACAGCTGCGTTAGTTATTGGTTCTACAGTTTGTGATGTGATGATTTACTTGGATCGTTTGCCAAGTCGTGAAGGAGATGCCCATATTGATCACCAGCAATGGTCTGTGGGAGGTTGTGCCTTTAATGTCGTTAATATCCTTCATTTTTTGTCGCAACCCTACCAGTTTGTCTCGCCAGTCGGTTCTGGAATATATGGTGATTTTATTCGGAGAGAGCTGAAACAATTAGGGATTTCCTCTAGCATCTCATTAGAAGGGGCCAATGGTTGCTGTTACTGCTTTGTAGAGTCTGATGGTGAAAGGACCTTCTTATCGGACCACGGAGTGGAGTATAGCTTCCAAGCAGAGTGGCTAAAAGATATCGAGACAGATCGATTTGATTATATCTACTTGTGTGGCCTTGAAGTTGAGGAGCCAACCGGTCTTGCATTGGTGCAGTCTGTTTCGCAACTAGAAGGCCAGGTGATTTTCGCACCTGGGCCACGCGGACTCTTGATTCCAAAGGATCGACTGGAAGCAATTTATGATCTGCATCCAATTCTCCATGTTAATGAGGCTGAAGCACTGGCTTTTTCAGGGTGTAGAGAGATCCAGCCAGCCATCGAACACTTGTATCAGAGAACGGGGCAATTGGTCATTGTCACCTTGGGTGAAAACGGAGCGGTTGCCTATGATGGCAACTGGTATGAGGCAGACGGTTTTCCAACAGAAGTCATCGATACAGTAGGCGCTGGAGATAGCCATGTGGGATCCTTCATATCCGCTCGTTTAGAAGGCTTAGATATCACGCAAGCCTTAAGATTTGCCAACAAAGTCTCTAGCCAGATTGTTGCAAGTAAGGGCGTTCATCTGACAAAAGAGCAGCAAGAAGCCCTACGAACAGAATTGAAACAAAAATAA
- a CDS encoding LemA family protein: MIWIILGILVVLVLIVVGVYNGLVKSRMQTREAWSQIDVQLKRRNDLIPNLIETVKGYAKYEGDTLAKVTQLRQQVAQASSPAEAMAASDALSRQVAGIFAVAENYPDLKANTNFMQLQEELTNTENKISYARQLYNSVTSNYNVKLETFPTNVIAGMFGFRQAEFLQVPEEEKAVPKVDFSGLGD, encoded by the coding sequence ATGATTTGGATTATTCTTGGGATCCTTGTGGTCCTTGTGTTGATTGTAGTAGGAGTTTACAACGGTTTGGTGAAAAGCCGCATGCAAACTCGTGAAGCATGGAGTCAAATTGATGTGCAATTGAAACGTCGGAATGACTTGATTCCAAACTTGATCGAAACCGTTAAAGGCTATGCTAAGTACGAAGGAGATACACTAGCAAAAGTGACTCAACTTCGCCAACAAGTAGCGCAAGCTTCTTCACCTGCAGAAGCAATGGCGGCCAGCGATGCTCTTTCCCGTCAAGTAGCAGGCATCTTTGCGGTTGCCGAAAACTACCCAGACTTGAAAGCTAACACCAACTTCATGCAGTTGCAAGAAGAATTGACCAATACAGAAAACAAAATTTCTTATGCGCGTCAATTGTACAACAGTGTCACAAGCAACTACAATGTCAAGTTGGAAACTTTCCCAACAAACGTAATTGCTGGAATGTTCGGCTTCAGACAAGCTGAATTTCTTCAAGTGCCTGAAGAAGAAAAAGCAGTACCAAAGGTGGACTTTAGCGGATTAGGAGACTAA
- the htpX gene encoding zinc metalloprotease HtpX, whose product MLFDQIASNKRRTWILLIAFFILLALIGAAVGYLWLGSSLGGVILALIIGGIYAFSMIFQSTEVVMRMNGAREVTEEQAPQLYHIVQDMAMVAQIPMPRVYIVDDPSMNAFATGSNPQNAAVAATTGLLAVMNREELEGVIGHEVSHIRNYDIRISTIAVALASAITMLSSIGGRMMWWGGGRSRDDDREGSGGLEIVMLILSLLAIVLAPLAATLVQLAISRQREFLADASSVELTRNPQGMINALLKLDNSEPMQRHVDDASSALFINDPKKETGLQKLFYTHPPIAERVARLRKM is encoded by the coding sequence ATGCTCTTTGACCAAATTGCAAGCAATAAAAGGAGAACCTGGATTCTCCTTATTGCTTTTTTCATACTCTTAGCTCTTATCGGAGCAGCCGTTGGCTACCTCTGGTTAGGCTCCTCCCTTGGTGGCGTCATCCTAGCCTTAATCATTGGCGGTATCTATGCCTTTAGTATGATTTTCCAATCAACAGAAGTTGTCATGCGGATGAACGGGGCGCGTGAGGTGACCGAAGAGCAAGCCCCTCAACTCTACCATATTGTCCAAGATATGGCTATGGTAGCTCAGATTCCCATGCCTCGGGTTTATATTGTGGATGATCCTTCGATGAATGCATTTGCGACTGGATCTAATCCTCAAAATGCAGCTGTTGCAGCGACAACAGGCCTTCTAGCTGTGATGAACCGTGAGGAATTGGAGGGAGTCATCGGACACGAAGTCAGCCATATTCGCAATTACGATATTCGCATCTCGACGATTGCAGTGGCCCTTGCCAGTGCCATCACCATGCTTTCTAGCATTGGTGGCCGGATGATGTGGTGGGGCGGTGGCCGTAGCCGGGACGATGATCGAGAAGGTAGCGGTGGTTTGGAGATTGTTATGTTGATCCTTTCCTTGCTTGCCATCGTTTTAGCGCCATTAGCAGCGACCTTGGTCCAGTTAGCCATTTCTCGTCAACGGGAGTTCCTAGCAGACGCTTCAAGTGTTGAATTGACACGGAATCCTCAAGGAATGATAAATGCTTTGTTAAAGCTAGACAATAGTGAACCAATGCAACGACATGTCGATGATGCGAGCAGTGCACTTTTTATCAACGATCCAAAAAAAGAAACCGGTTTGCAAAAACTCTTTTATACCCACCCACCCATTGCTGAACGGGTGGCTCGCCTAAGAAAAATGTAA
- a CDS encoding flotillin family protein codes for MDTLFIPGWLITVVIVAILVLILLVKGYVNAKPNEVVVITGLRKQRHLRGKAGFMIPFVEQRSYLDIEQFSTDVRTSEAVPTLDFINVRADAAVKLKIGTTDEMIARAAENFLNWNTTDISNSVQDVLEGNLREVIGQMELRKMVNDRQEFASKVQDNVAPDLAKMGLEVIAFTVQSFSDEGGVIDNLGIENVETIKKDALIAKAKAERERKEVEAEQDKLANDKRVAADLEIAQKQNELKLKQAALKQEADIAQAKADAAKGIEAEVQRREQERVAAEANIMKQEKEAEVKEREVKVREQELDANIRKQAEAEKYARQQAAEAELIERQRKAEAELFETQKEAEARKAQAEAEKFAQLQEAEAIEAKGRAEAEAIRLKLEAEAKGLDQKAEAMKKMQEAAITEMVVDKLPEIARAVAEPLTKVDKITMYGEGNASKMVGDIMQSIDQVSQGAGFDIRQLLAGALGVNMTVNKLKEGEQPVIEAEELASKED; via the coding sequence ATGGATACTTTATTTATTCCAGGTTGGTTGATTACTGTTGTAATCGTAGCCATTCTTGTATTGATCTTGTTGGTCAAAGGGTATGTCAATGCTAAACCCAACGAAGTCGTGGTCATTACCGGTCTTCGGAAGCAACGTCACTTGCGTGGGAAAGCAGGCTTTATGATTCCCTTTGTCGAACAACGCTCTTATCTTGATATTGAGCAATTCTCGACAGATGTTCGGACGTCAGAAGCAGTCCCAACACTGGACTTCATTAACGTCCGTGCCGATGCAGCTGTTAAATTAAAAATCGGTACAACCGATGAAATGATTGCCCGGGCTGCAGAAAACTTCTTGAACTGGAATACGACAGATATTTCCAACTCTGTCCAAGATGTCTTGGAAGGAAACTTGCGGGAAGTGATCGGTCAGATGGAGCTCCGTAAGATGGTCAATGACCGTCAAGAGTTTGCCTCAAAAGTGCAGGACAACGTAGCACCAGACTTGGCAAAAATGGGTCTAGAAGTCATCGCCTTTACGGTTCAATCCTTCTCTGATGAAGGGGGAGTCATCGATAACCTCGGGATTGAAAATGTTGAAACCATTAAGAAAGATGCCTTGATTGCCAAAGCCAAAGCAGAACGTGAACGCAAGGAAGTTGAAGCAGAACAAGATAAATTGGCTAACGACAAACGCGTCGCAGCCGATCTTGAAATTGCGCAAAAACAAAACGAATTAAAACTCAAACAAGCAGCCCTCAAGCAAGAAGCAGATATTGCCCAAGCAAAAGCGGATGCCGCTAAAGGGATTGAGGCAGAGGTGCAACGTCGTGAACAAGAGCGCGTGGCAGCCGAAGCTAATATCATGAAACAGGAAAAAGAAGCGGAAGTCAAAGAGCGCGAAGTTAAGGTTCGTGAGCAAGAATTGGATGCCAACATCCGCAAACAAGCTGAAGCTGAAAAATATGCGCGTCAACAAGCTGCAGAAGCAGAATTGATTGAACGCCAACGCAAGGCGGAAGCAGAACTCTTCGAAACACAAAAAGAAGCCGAAGCTCGAAAAGCCCAAGCCGAAGCTGAGAAATTTGCCCAATTGCAAGAGGCCGAAGCTATTGAGGCTAAAGGTCGTGCCGAGGCTGAAGCCATTCGCTTGAAACTGGAAGCCGAAGCCAAAGGTTTGGACCAAAAGGCCGAAGCGATGAAGAAAATGCAAGAAGCTGCCATTACTGAAATGGTCGTTGATAAGTTGCCTGAAATTGCGCGTGCTGTCGCAGAACCATTAACCAAGGTTGATAAGATCACCATGTACGGGGAAGGCAATGCTTCTAAGATGGTGGGCGATATTATGCAAAGTATCGACCAAGTCTCTCAAGGAGCCGGATTTGATATTCGTCAATTGCTAGCAGGAGCTCTTGGGGTCAATATGACGGTCAATAAACTCAAAGAAGGAGAACAACCGGTCATTGAAGCAGAGGAGTTAGCTTCTAAAGAAGATTAA
- the gndA gene encoding NADP-dependent phosphogluconate dehydrogenase, with product MTKANFGVVGMAVMGRNLALNIESRGYTVAIFNRSKEKTEDVIACHPDKNFVPSYDIESFVNSIEKPRRIMLMVQAGPGTDATIQALLPHLDKGDILIDGGNTFYKDTIRRNEELANSGINFIGTGVSGGEKGALEGPSIMPGGQKEAYDLVADVLEEISAKAPEDGKPCVTYIGPDGAGHYVKMVHNGIEYGDMQLIAESYDLMQHLLGLSAEDMAEIFTEWNKGELDSYLIEITADILKRKDDEGQDGPIVDYILDAAGNKGTGKWTSQSALDLGVPLSLITESVFARYISAYKEERVHASKVLPKPAAFKFEGDKAELIEKIRQALYFSKIISYAQGFAQLRVASKENNWNLPFADIASIWRDGCIIRSRFLQKITDAYNRDADLANLLLDEYFLDVTAKYQQSVRDIVALAVQAGVPVPTFSAAITYFDSYRSADLPANLIQAQRDYFGAHTYQRKDKEGTFHYSWYDEK from the coding sequence ATGACTAAAGCAAACTTTGGTGTTGTTGGTATGGCCGTAATGGGTCGTAACCTTGCCCTTAATATCGAATCTCGTGGCTACACAGTTGCCATTTTTAACCGTAGTAAAGAAAAAACAGAAGATGTGATTGCTTGCCATCCTGATAAAAACTTTGTGCCAAGCTATGATATCGAAAGCTTCGTAAACTCAATCGAAAAACCACGTCGTATCATGCTCATGGTTCAAGCAGGACCTGGTACAGACGCAACTATCCAAGCCCTTCTTCCACACTTGGATAAAGGTGACATCTTGATCGACGGAGGAAACACTTTCTATAAAGATACCATCCGTCGTAACGAAGAGTTGGCGAACTCAGGGATTAACTTTATCGGTACAGGTGTATCTGGTGGTGAAAAAGGTGCCCTTGAAGGTCCTTCTATCATGCCTGGTGGACAAAAAGAAGCATATGACTTGGTAGCGGACGTTCTTGAAGAAATCTCTGCGAAAGCGCCTGAAGATGGAAAACCATGTGTGACATACATCGGTCCTGATGGAGCTGGTCACTACGTGAAAATGGTCCACAACGGGATCGAGTACGGGGATATGCAATTGATCGCAGAAAGCTATGACCTCATGCAACACTTGCTTGGTCTTTCTGCAGAAGACATGGCTGAAATCTTCACTGAATGGAACAAGGGTGAATTGGACAGCTACTTGATCGAAATCACTGCTGATATCTTGAAACGCAAAGACGATGAAGGTCAAGATGGACCAATCGTAGACTACATCTTGGACGCTGCAGGGAACAAAGGAACTGGTAAATGGACGAGCCAATCTGCCCTTGACCTTGGTGTGCCATTGTCACTCATCACTGAGTCAGTATTTGCCCGTTACATCTCTGCTTACAAAGAAGAACGTGTACACGCTAGCAAGGTTCTTCCAAAACCAGCTGCATTCAAATTTGAAGGAGACAAGGCTGAGTTGATCGAAAAAATTCGTCAAGCCCTTTACTTCTCAAAAATCATCTCTTACGCACAAGGTTTTGCGCAATTGCGTGTTGCTTCTAAAGAAAACAACTGGAACTTGCCATTTGCGGACATCGCATCTATCTGGCGCGATGGATGTATCATCCGTTCTCGTTTCTTGCAAAAGATCACAGATGCTTACAACCGCGATGCAGATCTTGCTAACCTTCTATTGGATGAGTACTTCTTAGATGTTACTGCTAAGTACCAACAATCAGTTCGGGATATCGTAGCTCTTGCTGTTCAAGCTGGTGTACCAGTACCAACCTTCTCAGCAGCCATCACTTACTTCGATAGCTACCGTTCAGCGGATCTTCCGGCAAACTTGATCCAAGCACAACGTGACTACTTTGGTGCTCACACTTACCAACGTAAAGACAAAGAAGGTACCTTCCACTATTCTTGGTACGACGAAAAATAA
- a CDS encoding SDR family oxidoreductase has protein sequence MSETILVTGASAGFGQAICRRLVADGYRVIGSARRIEKLQALQEELGEAFYPLQMDVTDLSQVDRALASLPKAWERVDVLVNNAGLALGLAPAYEAEVADWLTMIQTNIVGLTYLTRKILPQMVERNDGYIINLGSTAGTVPYPGANVYGASKAFVKQFSLNLRADLAGKKIRVSNIEPGLCEGTEFSSVRFKGDEKRVEALYRDAHAIQPEDIANTVAWLIQQPKHVNVNRIEIMPVSQTFGPQPVYRD, from the coding sequence ATGTCAGAAACGATTTTAGTAACAGGAGCTTCAGCTGGCTTTGGTCAAGCGATTTGCCGTCGCTTAGTAGCAGATGGATACCGTGTGATCGGATCAGCTAGACGCATTGAAAAATTACAGGCCCTCCAAGAAGAGTTAGGAGAAGCCTTTTATCCCCTGCAAATGGATGTGACGGATCTTTCTCAGGTAGATCGTGCACTTGCCAGTTTGCCAAAAGCTTGGGAGAGAGTGGATGTTTTGGTCAATAATGCTGGCTTGGCCCTAGGCCTCGCCCCAGCTTATGAAGCAGAGGTCGCAGACTGGCTGACCATGATTCAGACCAATATTGTCGGCTTGACCTATCTGACAAGGAAAATCTTGCCCCAGATGGTGGAACGAAATGATGGCTATATTATCAATTTGGGCTCTACAGCAGGAACTGTACCTTATCCAGGGGCCAATGTTTACGGGGCGTCCAAGGCTTTTGTCAAGCAATTCTCCCTCAATCTTCGGGCGGATCTAGCCGGCAAGAAGATTCGTGTCAGCAATATTGAACCCGGTCTTTGCGAAGGAACGGAGTTCTCTTCTGTTCGCTTTAAAGGAGACGAAAAACGGGTAGAAGCCCTCTATCGAGATGCCCATGCCATTCAGCCGGAAGACATTGCCAACACCGTAGCTTGGTTGATCCAACAGCCCAAGCATGTCAATGTCAATCGGATTGAAATCATGCCAGTTTCCCAAACCTTTGGCCCTCAACCCGTTTATCGTGATTAA
- a CDS encoding energy-coupling factor transporter transmembrane component T family protein: MNHRLVGYHEGTSFLHRLSGASKLLFLLFVSLAAMLSYDTRLLLGIGVGALLLFSTAGIRFRDISFVLAFAFVFALLNVVMVYLFAPQYGVEIYGAKTVLMKGWGSYSITSQELFYLFNLALKYVCTIPLALIFLMTTHPSQFASSLNQIGVSYKIAYSVSLTLRYIPDVQEEYQTIKLSQEARGVELSKKAKLIKRIKGNLQIISPLIFSSLERIDSISTAMELRRFGKNKKRTWYSHQAMEMKDYGMILSALAVLVFSIVLIFVNQGRFYNPWR, from the coding sequence ATGAATCATCGATTAGTCGGCTACCATGAGGGGACGAGTTTTCTTCATCGCCTTTCAGGTGCGAGTAAGTTACTCTTTCTTCTTTTTGTATCTCTTGCGGCCATGTTGAGTTATGATACCCGGCTCCTTCTAGGAATTGGTGTGGGCGCCTTGCTTTTATTCTCTACAGCTGGTATTCGATTTCGGGATATTTCATTTGTGCTTGCATTTGCTTTTGTTTTTGCACTGTTAAATGTTGTCATGGTCTATCTCTTTGCCCCCCAGTATGGAGTAGAGATCTACGGGGCAAAGACGGTACTGATGAAGGGGTGGGGCTCCTATAGTATCACCTCGCAGGAACTCTTTTATCTTTTTAATCTAGCTCTTAAGTATGTCTGTACCATACCTCTAGCCTTGATTTTTTTGATGACGACCCATCCTAGTCAGTTTGCTTCAAGCCTCAACCAAATTGGAGTATCTTACAAGATTGCCTATTCTGTCAGCTTGACTCTGCGTTACATTCCTGACGTACAAGAAGAATATCAAACGATTAAATTGTCTCAGGAAGCCAGAGGGGTGGAGTTGTCCAAAAAGGCCAAGCTGATCAAGCGGATCAAAGGCAATTTGCAAATCATCTCTCCCTTAATCTTTAGCTCACTTGAGCGGATTGACAGCATTTCTACGGCTATGGAATTACGTCGCTTTGGTAAAAATAAAAAGCGGACCTGGTATTCTCATCAAGCCATGGAAATGAAAGATTATGGGATGATTCTATCAGCATTAGCTGTTCTGGTCTTTAGTATTGTCCTGATCTTTGTCAATCAGGGACGTTTTTACAATCCATGGAGGTAA
- a CDS encoding ABC transporter ATP-binding protein: MKEAMIELKDFSFQYKAQSEPTLKNLNLTIYKGEKVLIVGPSGSGKSTIGQCLNGIIPNIYKGTSSGQFLIQGKEAFDLSIYEKSHLVSTVLQDTDGQFIGLSVAEDLAFALENDMVDLGTMKERVQSWAERLDLMKLLDHRPQDLSGGQKQRVSLAGVLIDESPILLFDEPLANLDPKSGQDIIDLIDQIHEEQGTTTIIIEHRLEDVLYRPVDRVILINQGQVLYNGQPDELLRTTLLAENGIREPLYLTTLRQLGQDIDQLEHLDRLEDIELTGVNRSITEATFTKTGETEELLKLEQISFAYQKDHPILKDISLTIPKGQRLAIVGKNGAGKSTLAKAICGFITTDGQYTSRGEDIKQESVKERAERVGYVLQNPNQMISTNMIFDEVALGLRLRGVAEEDIKERVYQALKTCGLYEFRKWPISALSYGQKKRVTIASILVLGPEILVLDEPTAGQDQRNYTEIMEFLNSLQEKGHTIVMITHDMQLMLDYSDRALVVSDGQILADLPPAELFTHPDILQEANLKETSIFALANRLGMDPLALTQFYMQQKGAGHESSISRLP; encoded by the coding sequence ATGAAAGAAGCAATGATTGAACTGAAGGATTTTTCCTTCCAATACAAGGCACAGTCTGAACCAACCTTGAAAAATCTCAACTTAACCATTTATAAGGGGGAAAAGGTTCTGATTGTTGGGCCGTCTGGTTCTGGTAAGTCAACCATTGGCCAGTGCTTAAATGGGATTATCCCTAATATCTATAAGGGAACCAGTAGTGGGCAATTCCTCATTCAGGGGAAAGAAGCCTTTGATCTCAGTATTTATGAGAAATCTCACTTGGTCAGTACGGTTTTGCAAGATACAGATGGCCAATTTATTGGTTTGAGTGTCGCAGAAGACTTGGCTTTTGCTCTTGAAAATGACATGGTGGATCTGGGAACGATGAAAGAGCGTGTGCAGAGTTGGGCAGAACGCTTGGATTTGATGAAGCTCTTGGATCATCGGCCACAAGATTTGTCCGGTGGGCAAAAACAGCGAGTGAGTTTAGCAGGTGTTCTGATTGACGAAAGTCCGATCCTCCTTTTTGATGAACCACTGGCTAATCTAGATCCCAAGTCGGGTCAGGATATTATTGATCTGATCGATCAGATTCATGAAGAACAGGGGACGACCACCATTATTATCGAACACCGTTTAGAGGATGTACTCTACCGTCCTGTCGATCGGGTTATCTTGATCAATCAAGGACAAGTTCTCTATAATGGTCAACCAGATGAGTTGTTGAGGACGACACTGCTAGCTGAAAATGGGATTCGAGAACCTCTTTATTTAACAACTCTTCGCCAGCTTGGTCAGGATATCGATCAATTGGAGCATCTAGATCGTCTAGAAGATATCGAACTTACTGGTGTGAATCGTTCCATTACAGAAGCGACCTTTACTAAAACTGGTGAGACGGAAGAACTATTGAAGTTGGAGCAGATTTCCTTTGCTTATCAAAAGGATCATCCGATCTTAAAAGATATATCCCTCACGATTCCGAAAGGGCAGCGCTTAGCGATTGTCGGGAAGAATGGGGCAGGAAAATCAACTCTTGCGAAAGCCATCTGTGGATTCATTACCACAGATGGGCAATACACCTCTAGAGGTGAAGATATCAAGCAGGAGAGTGTCAAGGAGCGGGCTGAGCGAGTGGGCTATGTCCTGCAAAACCCCAATCAAATGATTTCGACCAATATGATTTTTGACGAAGTCGCTCTAGGTTTGCGTTTGCGGGGTGTCGCTGAAGAAGACATCAAAGAGCGTGTCTATCAAGCACTGAAAACTTGTGGTCTCTATGAGTTTCGTAAATGGCCGATTTCTGCTCTCTCATATGGGCAAAAGAAACGGGTGACCATCGCCTCTATACTAGTTTTAGGACCAGAAATTTTGGTCTTGGACGAGCCGACAGCAGGTCAGGACCAGCGCAATTACACTGAAATCATGGAATTTCTAAATAGCTTGCAAGAAAAAGGCCATACCATTGTCATGATTACCCATGATATGCAACTGATGTTGGATTATTCTGATCGTGCCCTTGTAGTATCAGACGGACAAATTCTAGCAGATCTCCCACCTGCAGAGCTGTTCACTCATCCGGATATTTTACAAGAGGCTAATCTCAAAGAGACTTCGATTTTTGCTTTAGCCAATCGATTAGGAATGGATCCCTTGGCGCTAACGCAGTTTTATATGCAACAGAAAGGAGCAGGTCATGAATCATCGATTAGTCGGCTACCATGA